ACAGTCCAATGCGCCCTTGTAGAGGTTACCGGTCTGGTTATACATTCTTGACATGATAGTGTCTGGACAAACATATTAGCAGGAAATCATCGCTGTTAAGAAATCATTACGTACCAGGAGGATGCATGACGCAGCATACAACAAACCCAGAAGCCGTACTACTGGCAAGGTGAAGAGCGGGACCATCTTCCATTCCCAAATGCTTGACCAGGCGACGCTTAGCAAAGAAGTAGGTAGGCAGCTGAACAGAGCTACCGAAACCTGTCCGGACCATGGCTGCATTAACCCCACGGTATAACCCGCCTACTCCCTCAGAAGTGTAGATCTTTCGTAGTCCATCGAACGAATTATGATAGTTGTGTTGCGTACCAACTGGAAGGAACGGCGAGAAAGACTGCAGACGAGTTTtgacaaggaagaatggagaaCCTGCAGCAGCGCCGATGATACCCGAGGCAGCACCAGCAAAGACATTGATACCCAACGACTGGACCTGGGGGTCTTGATAGATCGTTGTTGTGAGAGTCTTGCGCAGGGGTTCGTAGAATCCTAGACGGCAGCCATTGAGCAGCACTTGATAGATGTACTAAGTCAACAGTCAGCTTGTCATTTCTCTCGCCTTCGCAAACCCGGGCGCGACACGTACAGCGGAACCGATGCCTCGGAACAGCCCACGGGGGCCCTCATTCTGTAAGATGACCTTGACGCCGTGGAAAACACCCTTGTATTTTTTGACCGCCTCGGACTTTGCTTGTAGTTCTCCCTGCAATTGTAGTCTATCCGGCCAAACGATATCAGTGTCTAATCTAATACGATCTCGCAAAATCAGGGTTAGAAAGCAAGGCGCATACCGGATTTTGACTGTTTCAAAACTATGGGTCACTGTGACAGCTCCACATGCTGCGATTCCTCCTGCGATGAACGCTCTGGAAAGCGGAGCGTTAGCAGAGGCAGATCCTGGCTTGCTGTGTTATATGAGTACCACGCACCCTGTTGTTGTCGACATGTTCTCTGACGGATAGCCTCCGTAAGCGGAGGAACGCTAAGGGTATTCGCGGGTTGGACGGGGACTTGATGCGGAGTCTAGCTTGGGTCGAGGATGGACAGCCCACACAAGAGATCACAAAGACTTGCGGGGAAAATACAAGTGAAAGATCAGCAGATAGTTTTTTGAAGGTTGAAGAACAGCGAAAGTCAGATAAGGCAGGGAGCCTTGATCTTCCCGTAAGAATTCCATAAAATCTAGTCTAAGCTTTACCGATTGGGATTCCTGGATTGCTGATTGGCTCAATGAGGCAGTTCCTGCCAACGGGACTCCGACCATCGGGGCTAAACCGACCAGACGGACCAGTAGGCGCCCCGATACTAACCGCGGTCTGGAACAACGTTGTTGCCCTCGGAGTTAAGAACAAACGCGCCAAATTTCCTGGGGCAATCGCGTGCTCCATACAGAAGCTCAAGCTCCGCAGCTCAGGAATaacctgaagaagatctcaACACTACTGACAGATTGTGTCAGTGACTTGACTGTCAAGGTCAGCTTGGCCCAATTTACAATTGACCAGCTCTCTATCACGCCATACTGTCATAATAATGGCGGAAgctcagcaacaacagcaaccgcCGCCTCCCCCGCCGCCTCAATCACAATCGCAGCAGCAGACCCCATCTCTGTGCCAGAAAGTGTCGGACATCCTTCGTAGCTTTCGCCCCACGAAGGTTggtatatagatatctttaCCGTTTATGCGATTGGTATGATTGACTCCTCAACTATAGGCATTCAAACCATCGAAGCAAGACTCGTCCAACTACGTGACCTCATTGGATTTCGACGACCAAGGCGATTACCTGGTATCCTCAGGGGACGATGAGACCATCCAAATCTTTGACataaaggaaggaaaaacTACAAAGTCTGTTCCTAGTAAGAAGTATGGAGCTCATCTAGCAAGATTCACGCATCACTCTCGTCAGGTCCTCCACGCAAGTACAAAGGTCGATGGTATGTCAAGACATGTgatgactttttttttttctttgctgatGCCGGTCAGACTCGTTGCGATTGCTTGATCTACACAATGAAGGATACGTGCGTTATTTTTCCGGCCATACAGACAAGGTGACATGTCTGGCCGTCTCGCCAGGCAGTGATTCGTTTGTCTCGTGTTCCAAGGATAATACTGTCGCAATATGGGATCTCAGTTCGAGGAATGCGCAGGGCAAATTAAAGCTTGCCACTCCGTACCTTGCTGCATTTGACCCTTCTGCTTCTGTTATCGCCATTGCGTCCCAGTCAACTTCATCGGTTCTACTCTACGACTTCCGGAATTACGACAAGTCTCCTTTTTCTACCTTTGATCTTGCGCCTTACGAAGAAAGATACACGCCTTCTACAAGAGGAAGAGCGTGGACCCGCCTCGAATTCTCCAACGACGGGAAGCACTTGCTGGTCGGAACAGATTACCATGGACATTTTGTCCTCGACGCCTTTGAAGGCACTATGAAGGCGTTCTTGGTTGGCAAGAATGGCTCGCCTGGTAGAGCTGCCCCGGTCTCAACGACGGGTAAGCCTCTTGGCCAGGGAGACGCTTGCTTTACACCGGACGGACGATTTGTTCTTGGAGGCTCTGGTGACCATCCGGATATTCTTGCTTGGgacctgcagcagcagccagaCTCCAATAACGTTCTACAGCCAATGTGCAAGTTGCCTCACCGTGGCCGGACTGCTTTAATCGAGTACAATCCGCGGTACAACGTGGTGGCTACTGCTGATAAAGATATCGTCTTCTGGCTGCCAGAAGAGGGTTCTAGAGCCCCTGAGAAGTAATACTAGGCTGCAGTAGGTCTGGAACATCGGACGGAGGTTACTGGATTCAAGAGTTTGACTTTGCGACAGCCTCCGTGCCTGCTCTGCAAGTGGAACGGCAAACTTGCTTGGGGTGGTGTTGATCTGCTGGTCACGACTGATACCGTCCCTATGAAGCCATTCTTCTATATCTTATCTCGGTACGATTCTCTAGCTTTTCCggcctttctctttcccaaTCAAGCTCCTGGCTGTATCGCATACCCAAACCTGCGGCCCCTCCAAGTCTTCGTCACCATTCCTATGCTGTTCAATGATTGTCTCGATCTGTTTAACCACAGTGCGATTGCTCGATATGGTCGTCATTCCGGTCACCCAGCCATAAAAGAACACGCTGTGGTTAATATTAGACAGAACTTCTGCCACTTTCTGAAAGACTGGAGGAAGTTTGCCTTGTTCTATTGCTGAATCGATCAAAGACTTAGCTTTGACTGTCTTAACAGGCATCGTTAATTGTGGTGGTATTTCATAATCAGACAGTTCCTGGAACTCTTGAATGACAGATTTGGTGCCCCGACTCTCGGATGGAGTGTCGCCGAATAATATTTCCGTTCGTCTCTTCTCGGTTTCGGTGCCAATTGTATTCACGATCTCACGCATACGTCTTGTGGCCTCGTCGGTGCACACTAAGTCGTGTCCTTCCATTGCTGGCCACAGCTCTGTGGCCAGCAGTGGCCGCTCACGTTCGAACTCGAGCTGTCGGATGATGGCCCTATGATACTCTGGCGAAGGCTCTATATTCTTAAAGTGCGAGACATCCGATACCAGGGCGAGCAACAATGTACAATCCACGTTCAAAGTGGAAGTGAAGCTCTTGAATGGCGcggggagaagatggtgtaGATGCCCTTCAGCAGTTGCACTCGTGGCATCGTCGTCGTTACCACCCACCCTGGAGGACAGTGCACTCTCACCACATTCCACCGTGATATCATAGTTTCGTAAAACCTTCAATAAATCATCAATCTCACGGCTCTCGCCTTCTTCAATCTTTGGTATCACTAGTCTTAGGCGAGGATGCCTATACCTCACCCTGGTGCGATTGGCAGCCTTCCTCATATCACTCGCCAACTTAACCAactcaatctcatcctcatcctcatcatccgaacCACCATCATCGTCAAAATTCCGTAAAACAgtcctctcctcccccgaTTCAGCATCCGAATCCGCCTCCCACCCCTTCTTAGCCATCTCAAACAAAAGCCTCGTCTCCGAGATCGTAGAAACCTTCACCCACTCCAGCCCATCATCCGCCACAATATCCACAAACACACTCTTCCGCTTATCCTTATTCggcctcttctttccctcatcctcgactaccccatccccatcccaATAAAACCTCTTCCCAAACGCAACTAACCCGGTACAACTCCTCCGAGCGATCTGCCAAACAGTCTCATAAAACGGCAAATTCGTCGACCGCAACGCATGCATCAGTCTCGGCTCAActtcctgctcttcttcttcaccgtctgctgctgctactgctgcaTCCGCAAGCGCGCGTATCTGCCCGGACACTTTCTCCAGAGTCCGTAGTTCGGAGACGACATTGGAGCGTAGGGATCGGATCTCGACTAGTTGGGGGTTACGCTGGGTTTTCTCGAGAAGGGCGCGGAAGGCGTCTAGTTCGTTGATGAGATCTCGGCATCTTTCTACGAGGGAGAGGGCGAGGGCTTCGCTTCTTTCGTAGGTTTCGGAAGTCGGGGAGTAACGGTCTTCGTTGGTCATTTTTGGGTTCTTTTTGTCCAATTGGCTTGGttggttgttgtttgtttgtatgtatgcaCATACCTTGTGTGACTCTTTTTGGGTGGTCACGTGTGCATTGTTTTTTAGGTTACCCCGCGTGTGGGGGAGATAAACTTAGTAGACATTGATATAGTTCGTAGTATATCATACTCTGGGTTCCTTGGGTAGCTCTATGAACCATGTACTGCAACATTCTATCATTGGAAgaaataatttctattatatgCCTTATAAAACTATATGTACTGAAAACACCTTAAGAGGAGCTTCGGTCTATCTGTCCAGCTTAATATATAGCCACTGCCCTCCTACAGGAGCCCTGTACAGCCTCCCTGTAAGTCGTGCGAACTTCACTTGTTCCATGCCCACATCCCCTAAGCCCCTTCAAGGGCAGAAATATCTGCGCCAGGCCTCAAGATCAACGAGTCTCCGGCGCCCCCACGGCTGACAAAAATACTCAAAGTAGAAAGGAAGAGTCTGACTGTTGACTGATCGCGACTGTCAAATGCCCAGAAAATAGGTGTTCTTCCCTTATCATCCTTCGTAACTGGACTAGCACCTTTTTTCAATAGGATATCGGCTGCTGCTGTTCGACAATTCTTTGCCGCCCAGGAAAGTGGTGTTCTACCATCCTTATCCTTAGACTCGAGCAGGTTTTGCTGGGAATAGCACCATTTCCTGGTTGAGATATCCCAGTCTCAAGTAGCTGCGTTCGTAGCACCTGGCTTGAAGAGTGATTTTGAGGCAGCAGCGTTAGTCTGTGGCTGTGCCCTTTTTAGCCTTGCCAACACCAGCTGGCAGAAAACGCATCCTCCCCCCTCAAACTGCGTAATCTATCTTCATAAACGCGTTAGAGAAAGACACTACTAGCTTTCAATCATGAATCTTCTGGGGTTTTATATACGCACTTTCAATGTTCTCGTTGTTCGCTGCTCATTTTTATACCCGCATTAGTCATTATTGATCCAAATCCATGCTGTGACGTGAACACGGCTGGATTCATGCATAATTCTTGGGCGTCGCCCACAGAGGCTTGGAGCTCCTCGAAGCAGGACTGGAAGACACAGATTCTCATTGATGCGGATTTCGAGGGATGTGGTTCACGTTGTGTTTTCAAGTTGTAAGAGTTGACAATAAATATTTTGTCGCGTGCCTAGTTGCCCACCCCCACCAGATCCTACATTAGTAGACAAGAGGAACCACGATTCTGCACGATCGAAGATAAGCGATCTGGATTGAGTCTAGTCCAGCCCTTTGGATGGCGTTTTGGCCACTGGTTTACACCGCTCCTCCGCTAAAACAGGAAAGTGATCAGATCGTCCAGTCTGGGTGTGGATACATTGATCCCAGCTGCGTGGGACTCATGAAGACATAACAAAGGCATATCGTTCTGCCTGCGTATCGTTTCTGGGCACAGTGTACGAAGAAATGTGCATCAGTCCCCTTCATATAGAGAGCTGCAAGTGTCAGTCCCGCATAGTGCACTAAGACTAAAGGAACAGCCGTGCCAAGTTTTCGTCTCAGTCTTCGAGGTCCCATCTGTGACGCTCGCTGATTGGCCGGTTCGTATACTATACGATCCGATGTACTTACTTGgtactatataaataatcacCCTGGCAGGTCTTTGTATCATGAGTTTCTTTCTGGATATATACTTTCTTGAAGTTGGTAGtattatctctctctctctctctctatattcTAGCCAAAGCACCCCCACATCCCCAAACAACCAACCAGTTTCAACCATATAACATCCAACAATGACCCCATCTTCACGCTCACTCCAGGCGTCAGCCTTCTCATTCGCCATCCTATCCATCGGACATACGGTATGCTAGCTACCTACTTCATAACTACCATAGCAACCAACACACATACAAACCCATTTGCCCTTGACAAGGACACCAGCAGTTAACGTTAGTTGCCTATTTAACTTGGAGGAAAACAATGGACCGCCGAGCCATCCTTCAGGCATATTTCAGGCACGAAACCATCGGCCTGTGGGATTGTTGGTTGGTACCAGGTATGTACTACACAGCAGGATGCCCCAAACCTGGGAATAGATACTGACAATGTATTTTCAGGGGAGCGCCTTTTTTCTCATGACTAGTATGTTGTATCCCGAGATTCTCGTTTAGTTCGCTCTATGCCAAGTACGGATTTAGAGAACTGACTTCAATGATAGGCCTTATTCACTATCAATGGTCACGTAACCCTCGCACCCTTCAAGACCCAACTAACAAGGCTATCGCTATCGTCACTAATGCGCTGCTATGGGTGAGTTCGGTGTGGTATTTCCGTACGGGGATTAAGGAGAATGGCTGGGTGGTGGGCTTGGGGGCCGCGCTGCAGGCTTGGGCGGTTGGGAGGGCTTCTCTTCGGTAACAGGACTGATGCATTATCGCCATGtcaatcttttcttttcttttttttttttacgtTTGCTTCTTCATTACCAACACTGGTGTCGAGCTTTGCCATGCATTGCCGAATGAATATCTTTACTATAGGGCATCTCTAGTAGGACGCTCTGCGTCAGATACTCATTAACTCGCACGCCTCCAACCCCATACTGGAAAGCAACCACCCCCCATTTTGCAACTTCTGGAATACGCCATCTGGATCATACTTTAGAGCAATTTCTTTTAACCGCTTAGCATTCTCCACCCCATAACTTGCCAGGGGATCCTGGTCGCGCGAAGCATAGTTTGAATAAAGGTAAGGAAGATGCACTCCGGCTTGCTTCGCCTCTGATTCCGCCACATCGACGATCTTGTGCACTGCCTCTCGAACACGCTCCTCGTCTTTCGTATTCTTCCAGTCGGCCCTCACAAGGAACCCTAAAAGGTATCAATTAGGTTCGAGAATGGTGCCCGAAAGCGGGAGGGGAGACGTACACTGTTGTCCAACAGGCGACAAGCCTAGGGGACTTTTGAGGGTCGCTTTCATAGCTGAAGAGGACATTGGTTGGATGACGGTTGTCAAGGTAAGACCCTCGACGTCCTTAAGAACATCGACCTGCTCAGCGTGTGTTTTTTCAATAGCCCTGTATACCTCTAGACTAGGGAGGCTGGTCATAGTCCGGAAATCGTGACTGGAAGGGTTAGCGGCACTCTGGGAAAGAGAACGGGCTGTGACCAACATACAGTGCAGGTCCTGCTTCTTGCACTGAATCTACTGCATTCATGAGATCATAGACGGTCCGGATACCTGGGGCCACGAATGTGGCGACGTGGGGTATATCGTAGAAGGGCTGGAAAATAGGGGGATGCTCGACAGGTTCGCCGTAGAAAAAGACGAGTAGGATAACCTCGTGAGTAGCATTATAGATTAGGGAAGACTTATCGTCAGCTTCGATTGCGGCGTGATACTGCATCATGGCTTCGAGGATCTGATCGGTTGCTGTGATTGGGTAGACTCGGACCTCAGACCAGTGCTTGCTTGGGATGGTCATCATATCGAACTTGGTTACGACCCCTAGATCGCAGTCAGAATGCCGAATATACCTAGAGATAGATGCAGGACATACCGAAGTTGGGCCCACCACCTTTCAGAGCCCAGAACAAGTCTGCATTCTCGTGCGCGTTGGCATTGACGATCTGCGAGTTGGCCAGGACGACCTACTATGGTTAGCCGTGACTCGAGTATACCTACTTCGCGAACGGAGGGAATTCACCTCGTAGTTACAGATACCCATTGCACTGACTCCATACTGATGGCTGTGGAAGGAAATTCCCCCTCCGAGTAACAGACCAGACACGCCTACCGTAGTGACCCGACCACCGGTCACAGTCACCCCGTGCGCATCAAGATCACCGTATACATCCAACCACCTTAGGCCTGGCCCGAGACCTACCGTAGATTTATCCTTAGACAGCTCTAATTGCTTAAGAGCGCTTAGCGATATAACCACACCCCCATGGTTGCTAGTAAATCCCGGGTTTTGCAGATGACCTCCGCTCCTGATGGAGAACTTCACATTGAAGAAGCGACACAATGCCAGAGCCGTTGCAACTTGCTGTGCTGACCCAGGACTGACAATGACACAAGGTTGGAGCCAGCAATTGGTCGACCTGATAGGTGTTAGTGATCATTACGACTTTGTGATTCAGAGCATATAGTATATTAGGACATACCATGGGGCTTGGCGCTGTGATTCGTAGCCATTTGACCCTTGGACCACGGAATCCTTGCCGAATAGCAGGGGGAATATTGTGGACACATAGGTGGCCCGTTCTCTATCTTGTTCGATGTCAGAAAGGCTGGAGAATCTCGATAGGAGAGCCTCGGCTTCAGAGATCGTCTCCCGCTCCAGGTTGGGCGAATTTTGAAGAATCTCAGGGTTCATTGTATCTATCGTGTCAGCAACACTCAACAGCGCATTTGGAAGACAAATCAGAATTAAAAtgaggaaaaaggaaagggagcAAGGATAAGCCAGCAGTAGAGACCGTACAAGATTATGACACGGGCCAGTGGATCCCGGCCCCAAGGCGAACAGGGTGCTATGCGGGCCGGCGCCACGAACTACAGCCATCAGGATCTCATTCCCCGTCAGTTTCTGGCAGCCGTCAAGTCTAGCGTGCGTTGCTACTCCACAATTGAACTATGGTGTAATTTGAGAATGCAGCGCTGCCGAGGCGAAACTTGAAAGGGCTATGCATTATGGGCTCCTCCACATATGCGCTTTTTCTCCCATGTCCTCTGGGAGCCACGCCCAGATGAACTACCAGAGATTTTCAGAATGGGAAGGTCAATTGAAGGGCGAAATGGAGGAGGTTTACCACATATGACAATTGCCGTACGGATCATCGTATTGATTCTGGCAATTGCAACAACGTTAGTGTGTGTGCTACGGGTATGTTTTCGACTACTGTCGCGAGAGTAGCGAGCTGACatataatagctatactTGCGGAAGTTCGTTATAAAGCGATTCGGACTCGATGACTGGTTGGTGCTGTGTGCTCTTGTGAGTTCGGTCTGGAAATAAACGGCTTGTGTGAGACCGCTGATAAGTTAGATCGGAGTGGATTTGTTCTCTGCCCTTGGGTATACCATCACGTACTATGGTCTTGGACAGGAATTGCAGAACGTATCTGTAGACGACTTGGCTGTCTTTCTCACTGTCAGTCTAACTCGCAATTCTGACTCATCAGTCTAGACTAACGATCGCAGCTCGAATATGCCTCGCAATGCGCCTACCTTCTAATTGCAGCAGCCGTAAAAACCAGTCTACTCGTGTTCATCATGCGCCTCTTCCCTACTCGATTCATCCAGGTTGCCGGAAAATCCCTTCTTCTATTCATCGCTGTCTTCACAATATCTGGCACGCTGGCGCTGGTGTTCCAATGTCGACCCGTCCAGGCAGCCTATGATAAGACCATTCCCGATGCCAGCTGCTACCCGACTGAAACCTCATATGCCATTCTGATGATGCAGGGAGTCATCATGTTCGTGCTTGATGTGATGATACTTGTGCTACCAATGCGCCCAATTTGGCAATTGCAAATGCCATTAAAGAAGCGGTTACTTGTCATAGGGTTGCTATGTATTGGTCAGTAGCTGGCTAGAATGTTGGAGTGAACCAAGACTGATGAAGGGCTAGGGTTTACCGCATGCGTCGCCGCTCTTGTGCGGTTCTCAACGCTTAGTTTTACTAACGACACGACTAACTTCACCTGTGAGTGCTTCGCTACCATCTTCAAAAAGACTATGCTGATCCAACAGATTCGGCATCGACATCTCTTATCTGGATGGAAATCGAGTTCAACCTCGGCCTCATGTCGGGATCTCTGTCCTCCCTACGGAAACTCTTCAAGGTTCATGCTCCATCTAGTTCTGCCGACGCCTCTCAAGGGGAATCAAGCCAGCCCGCGAACCTCGAACTTCCCAGGTCCCGGGCCTCCCGGCACAGCCGCCTCAGAGGCGGAATCATGAAGAAGACCGAAATAGTAAGAGTATATGAAACGAGTGAGAGCCAGGAACATATTGCCCCGATGAATGCACTGGGTGAAACCACCAATACTACCAAGGCATATGAGGCGAGGGCGAAATCAACAAATCTTTGAGGCGATATATAACCTAGTCAAGCTTGGAATTTTATTTCTGTTACCCTTGTTATTCAAAGAGTCGAGTTACTTACTGTCTGCGAGTCAAGCAAAGATCCGATTCATATTGAACAGAAGTTCCCCATACATCTGGCGACGAGTGTGGTGAGAAATCGGTTTCAACGACCGGGAAGTTACGTCAAACTCAATGCATGCTTCCATCCGCACGTGGCACCCTGAACGAACCAAAGCTTGATAAATAACTGCACGGCTTTTCAGAAGTCCCTATTTACACTGTTATTCGAGAAGGGATACCCGGGGCACAGTATAGTATCAGGGTTTGTCTGTCTGGGAGCTGCCACTGAAACAGGCATCTTCTAATTGACTGCAAATCATATAACCATGACTAAATAATAGTTGATCTCATTATAACGACCGGGTTCGTATGTACATAAGTCTCTTAGACTATTCAGGAGCAGGAAACATCGCAGTTTTCATGTCGACAAGATCAGATGTGGCGTAAGAACTAgtggttttcctttctttcattgcttttttttctttcccttcctccttGTTGGCCGGGGAAAACACGGAACTGATACGAACTTGAACTAACGAGCCAAACGCCATTATATGCTTGCGAAGGATCAATAAAGTCCAATGCGTCGATTCGTTTAAATAGTTGACAATAAAGGTATCTCTCATCCTCAATGATATCAGTACATAGTGACGCGCGCCCTGCAGTCACAAATAATCGTTGCTCAATTCGAAGGGAATAAAAACCTAGCTTTTGTGAAGCTATGCGCTACTAAGCGTCTTTGCCGGTAAGTCGCTTCCTCTCGCCCGAGTCGCGGGAcaaatcatcctcatcatccgacCACTTGTCTCCATCCTCACCGACGGCAAAGATGGTTTCTCCATCAAGGGATTCCCGTTGGCGTGGTGCAGCCGGGACGGGCTTAGGCGGCACAGGCGACAGATCACGGCGCTGCTCATGGGCAGAACTTTCCGGAATACCGCCGAGTGcgtcttcctcgtccaaCTCGCTATTAAAGGACCGGATCTCAAACCCGTCATCATCTTGAGCAATCTGTACATCATATTAGTACCAGTCATCCGTATATTCCTTTCCTTATGTTGGAATAATGCCGTACCTCATCACTCATTGCAAAGCGCCTGTTGTTGGCAGTGGGACGCCACAAGTAGGCGACAAATCCGATGTCGAACAGGTAGACCAGATTGAGCCAGCCATCCAACACGAACCACCGGCTCTTCCAATGTTCTGGTACAAAGCTTGCTTCGCTGCGACCAGCAAAGGCAATCGAGTTGATGAAAAAGAAGCCGAAAATCACGATGATGCTGCCCAAGATGCACCACCACAGCTTCTTGTACATCAGTGCTTTGACCTTTTGCTTCCTGTCGATAAGATCTTTCATGGTTGCATTCAACGAATTCAGGGTCCACACGTAAAACGCAGTCAAGGTGCCCGCAAGTGGCAACACaatgagaagaacaagcgGACCAGCACTGTCTGGTGTTATTGACAGACTTGCAACGGCGTAAATAACGGCGAAAATGAAGTGGCCGATAGCAAGGATGCGGACATAGATCATGGCCCGACCGAGGGAAGGCTTGACAACACCGTATCCCATACACACAAtaagaagcaagaagaacGAGAAAGCATTCCGGCCCG
This DNA window, taken from Aspergillus flavus chromosome 5, complete sequence, encodes the following:
- a CDS encoding putative integral membrane protein (unnamed protein product), encoding MYSRKAWGGDVDPFILTKFVRDGDAGDSDPLVSLVIFEWSDEALIGRTVSDDADEKETICDEKSVNDKLCEPGDIGSFILAPNASESEFTIVTQAVHLNNPAAINYPVKKTGFYCVSTYGYSGRDYKAVVEFRNAYGELPAAQIAKLPFYGGLTIVYALIGVFWAFLYVQNRHDILPVQNYITAILVFLIVEQLMTWGFYDYQNRHGLNVGAKVLMVIVAVLNAGRNAFSFFLLLIVCMGYGVVKPSLGRAMIYVRILAIGHFIFAVIYAVASLSITPDSAGPLVLLIVLPLAGTLTAFYVWTLNSLNATMKDLIDRKQKVKALMYKKLWWCILGSIIVIFGFFFINSIAFAGRSEASFVPEHWKSRWFVLDGWLNLVYLFDIGFVAYLWRPTANNRRFAMSDEIAQDDDGFEIRSFNSELDEEDALGGIPESSAHEQRRDLSPVPPKPVPAAPRQRESLDGETIFAVGEDGDKWSDDEDDLSRDSGERKRLTGKDA
- a CDS encoding histone H3 methyltransferase (WD repeat protein): MAEAQQQQQPPPPPPPQSQSQQQTPSLCQKVSDILRSFRPTKAFKPSKQDSSNYVTSLDFDDQGDYLVSSGDDETIQIFDIKEGKTTKSVPSKKYGAHLARFTHHSRQVLHASTKVDDSLRLLDLHNEGYVRYFSGHTDKVTCLAVSPGSDSFVSCSKDNTVAIWDLSSRNAQGKLKLATPYLAAFDPSASVIAIASQSTSSVLLYDFRNYDKSPFSTFDLAPYEERYTPSTRGRAWTRLEFSNDGKHLLVGTDYHGHFVLDAFEGTMKAFLVGKNGSPGRAAPVSTTGKPLGQGDACFTPDGRFVLGGSGDHPDILAWDLQQQPDSNNVLQPMCKLPHRGRTALIEYNPRYNVVATADKDIVFWLPEEGSRAPEK
- a CDS encoding uncharacterized protein (of unknown function-domain containing protein); amino-acid sequence: MTNEDRYSPTSETYERSEALALSLVERCRDLINELDAFRALLEKTQRNPQLVEIRSLRSNVVSELRTLEKVSGQIRALADAAVAAADGEEEEQEVEPRLMHALRSTNLPFYETVWQIARRSCTGLVAFGKRFYWDGDGVVEDEGKKRPNKDKRKSVFVDIVADDGLEWVKVSTISETRLLFEMAKKGWEADSDAESGEERTVLRNFDDDGGSDDEDEDEIELVKLASDMRKAANRTRVRYRHPRLRLVIPKIEEGESREIDDLLKVLRNYDITVECGESALSSRVGGNDDDATSATAEGHLHHLLPAPFKSFTSTLNVDCTLLLALVSDVSHFKNIEPSPEYHRAIIRQLEFERERPLLATELWPAMEGHDLVCTDEATRRMREIVNTIGTETEKRRTEILFGDTPSESRGTKSVIQEFQELSDYEIPPQLTMPVKTVKAKSLIDSAIEQGKLPPVFQKVAEVLSNINHSVFFYGWVTGMTTISSNRTVVKQIETIIEQHRNGDEDLEGPQVWVCDTARSLIGKEKGRKS
- a CDS encoding oxaloacetate carrier protein (oxaloacetate transport protein), translating into MSTTTGAFIAGGIAACGAVTVTHSFETVKIRLQLQGELQAKSEAVKKYKGVFHGVKVILQNEGPRGLFRGIGSAYIYQVLLNGCRLGFYEPLRKTLTTTIYQDPQVQSLGINVFAGAASGIIGAAAGSPFFLVKTRLQSFSPFLPVGTQHNYHNSFDGLRKIYTSEGVGGLYRGVNAAMVRTGFGSSVQLPTYFFAKRRLVKHLGMEDGPALHLASSTASGFVVCCVMHPPDTIMSRMYNQTGNLYKGALDCLYQTVRKEGLLAIYKGYFAHLARILPHTILTLSLAEQTNKLMRRVEDRFLSDSMKEAL